The Pseudofrankia inefficax genome window below encodes:
- a CDS encoding enoyl-CoA hydratase-related protein: MTADNQAPASSLGYAPADGDVAEVTDGPVALHIGTDGVGVVILNRPQRRNGWNPELEQRYFEVLELVDRDPRIRVVILTGAGTTFCPGVDSGRLEGITNDGLDLTGRRSPVRARALRKPMVAAVNGACAGMGLVQALLCDVRIAARGVRFTTAFARRGLAGEFGVTWLLPRLIGAGRAADLLLSSRVFDADEALALGLVNRVVEPGELAAATRAYAADIAENCSPTSLALLRHQLHTDQQGDLEASLDRSYRAMAVAVTGQDFREGLTSYLEKRKAAFPPLADDLDPVAVTGADLPELDLVPQISLKRVSTDGSGSSAP, from the coding sequence GTGACGGCAGACAACCAGGCCCCGGCGAGCAGCCTCGGCTACGCCCCGGCTGACGGCGACGTCGCGGAGGTGACCGACGGGCCGGTGGCGCTCCACATCGGGACCGACGGCGTCGGCGTGGTGATCCTGAACCGCCCGCAGCGGCGCAACGGCTGGAACCCCGAGCTGGAGCAGCGGTACTTCGAGGTCCTGGAGCTGGTCGACCGCGACCCCCGGATCCGGGTGGTGATCCTGACCGGGGCGGGCACCACCTTCTGCCCGGGGGTCGACAGCGGCCGCCTCGAAGGGATCACGAACGACGGCCTGGACCTGACCGGGCGCCGCTCGCCGGTCCGGGCGCGGGCGCTGCGCAAGCCGATGGTCGCGGCGGTGAACGGCGCGTGCGCCGGCATGGGCCTGGTGCAGGCGCTGCTGTGCGACGTGCGGATCGCCGCGCGCGGGGTCCGTTTCACCACGGCCTTCGCCCGGCGCGGGCTGGCCGGCGAGTTCGGCGTCACCTGGCTGCTGCCCCGGCTGATCGGGGCCGGGCGGGCGGCCGACCTGCTGCTGTCCTCCCGGGTCTTCGACGCGGACGAGGCGCTGGCGCTGGGCCTGGTCAACCGTGTCGTCGAGCCGGGCGAGCTGGCCGCGGCGACCCGCGCCTACGCCGCCGACATCGCCGAGAACTGCTCGCCGACGTCCCTCGCGCTGCTGCGCCACCAGCTGCACACCGACCAGCAGGGCGACCTCGAGGCGTCGCTGGACCGCTCCTACCGGGCCATGGCGGTCGCGGTCACCGGCCAGGACTTCCGCGAGGGCCTGACCAGCTACCTGGAGAAGCGCAAGGCCGCCTTCCCGCCGCTGGCCGACGACCTCGACCCGGTCGCGGTCACCGGAGCGGACCTGCCCGAGCTCGATCTCGTCCCGCAGATCTCCCTGAAGCGGGTCTCGACCGACGGCTCGGGCTCCAGCGCCCCGTAG
- a CDS encoding TetR/AcrR family transcriptional regulator: MAEGAERAEPLASIPNATRGWQGAARNKRRGTGRTSRGRQTRDQLLDAARVVFERDGFLQARVADICDEAGVSHGSFYTYFVSKEEIFRTLVDSIELDLLTVEHATDNDHDPVERIRAANEHYLRTYAANAGIMRVIHQVATIDVEVWRTRFQRQDAFAHAIERRIRALQASGLADPAIEPYYAAQALGGMVAYFAELLFNSHDPVNADTDTAIEALTRIWLNALGIREKDTQ, translated from the coding sequence GTGGCTGAGGGAGCCGAGCGCGCCGAGCCGCTGGCGTCGATCCCCAACGCGACCCGGGGCTGGCAGGGCGCGGCCCGCAACAAGCGCCGGGGAACCGGGCGCACCAGCCGGGGCCGCCAGACCCGGGACCAGCTGCTCGACGCGGCCCGCGTCGTGTTCGAACGCGACGGCTTCCTGCAGGCCCGGGTCGCCGACATCTGCGACGAGGCCGGCGTCTCGCACGGCTCCTTCTACACGTACTTCGTCTCCAAGGAAGAGATCTTCCGCACCCTCGTCGACTCGATCGAGCTGGACCTGCTCACCGTCGAGCACGCCACCGACAACGACCACGACCCGGTCGAACGCATCCGAGCGGCCAACGAGCACTACCTGCGGACCTACGCCGCCAACGCCGGGATCATGCGCGTCATCCACCAGGTCGCCACCATCGACGTCGAGGTCTGGCGGACCCGCTTCCAGCGCCAGGACGCCTTCGCGCACGCCATCGAACGGCGGATCCGGGCCCTGCAGGCGAGCGGCCTGGCCGACCCGGCCATCGAGCCCTACTACGCGGCCCAGGCGCTCGGCGGCATGGTCGCCTACTTCGCCGAGCTGCTGTTCAACTCGCACGACCCGGTCAACGCGGACACCGACACCGCCATCGAGGCGCTCACCCGGATCTGGCTCAACGCCCTGGGCATACGCGAAAAGGACACGCAGTGA